The nucleotide sequence tgtaaaaaatgtgaaaaatgtttacaatgatccaatgtcggaaatcacgaaataaacacttacgcgtggaatcttatgtcacttccaggacaccacgtactaccgcaaccacgcactactaaattttgcaccaattcttgtgataaaacaatggttatttcctgtaaacaatctcaaacgaaattaactgcttaataaacaaaatagtaaacaaccgccatgatgggccggattgggccgatgttgccacatggtaccgattacccaggaattgggattgtaattccctgattcgccaacacattaagcctaaatggccgacaattttgtgattttttatttaactaggtaatcttagtttcaaatattaattatttatttgtttaacttctgatttggttagtgaattggctatttcgaagaatttacaaggagatttaaatcagaagatagcaatactacagttcacactaaaaagagaggtagggccgcagagagcgagatagatataagtagatatttgactcaagtttttgttccaactttgccctccatttttatctttagcttcatggtatTAAAGCTTTCTTTCGTTTTCATAAAGAAGCAGTTGCGTTTTGTgttcgtttgaactagctgtcaaagtgACACCGCGATACGAGTTTGTGATTTTCGTTCGTCTAGTTGCGCGCGTTGTAGTTGAATGAAAATATCTGAAAATTTGGCTGTATAGTACAATAATGTCATTGCCTTTTCCTCTAAAATTAAAGAACTTCAACAGTGTCAAAACTGTCAAATTGAGCAGTTGTCAGAATTTTTTGAACAATTTGAAAATAGTAAACACAGAGCACgtaaatacctactttgtttgaaatattatttatttcctgACGCTAAAGGATTAAGATAATAACATAATGTCTACATCAACGTTGAAAGTAGAATCAGGAATTCAATTACTTGCAAGGCTGACTAAGAAACCCACAATTCAAAATTTTTACCCACCGTTGTTTCAATCTGATCCAAAGCCTAGAGAAGTTATTGAGATAACATTCAGTGAAGATGCCCCCCAATGCCTTCTTAACGATATAATTTGTACCAATTTATTACCTGCAAATTTTGGTGGTGCTGAAATGGGTCTTTTAATGTTTAATTGCAGTGGAAATTTTAGCTATGTCTCTCTCATGAGCAGAGTGCGAACGAAAATAATGGCTAATACAACATTTACTGGTGATAAAATTGATGACATTATAGAAGGATTGTTCAATAATTTGTTTGTTGTGGAGATTCATGACGCGACCCAATATTATACAACATTATACAACCTAGAAAATGTTTTAACTGCACATCCAAACATATCGATGATTATATTTGATACCATAACAGCATTTTATTGGTCAGAACAAggttacaaaatacaaaaaatggaTACCTATTTAAAGAGAGTTTTATCAAAAATTCAACATGTTACCAGAGAACATAATGTAATAGTCCTTTACACAAAAccagaatattttaattcacaTAAAGATGTGTCAGACAATCAAGAACCCTGTTGTGAATTTCCTTGTCTGGAAGGAGTAAACTATAAGATAGGTGTATCATATGATAAGGATAATAATTATATAGCAAAAATAAAGTCATATAATATTCAACTAGAAAAGGGATTTTGTGTAACAGATGATGAAATAAGAtggttttaacatttttttttttgcaattaaaGAAAATTGTCCCTAGAATCCTTAGAATCCCTAGAATGGTTAAAAATTGACACTATTTTTAACTCATGAAGATCAAACCTTACTGAATTCAACACTACTCAAAAACTTGTCTCTTCAGATCTGGGACCTGGAGAAATAATCTTAAACCTGACTAGAAGATTTCAAGTTATTACTCTTAACAttcatgaaaaataaattgcaaatgTATGTGTGTGTATCTTATGATGGGTGATTAAAATGAAAGATAAATGGTATATTAACAATTTATTGTACAGATTAGAATAAATAAgactacttaaataaattggtttcataaagataaaaattttattcctagaattagAAGATGTTATAAAATTATGCCTAatggaaatttacaaaaatcttaaaatactGATGCAATCACAAATAAATGACACTATGGtaccatataaaaataatacctacattcAAGGGAGATTagtaaaatatcttaaaaatctTTAATACTTTACTGcaattttaaaagttgttttTGTGCATTCAATTAGGATATTATTACATCATTAGATAGATTACATACATAAAAAATGCAAATCCATGACTAAAGTAATTGAGATCCTCCCATTTGCTAATAGTATGATAATATGAATACCCAGACTCCTGAATCGAAAATGATGCCTCAAACATAACTCCAAGGTAAGCCAGGTGAATAATAGTAATAAATGAGAAAAGTGCATTTGTAATTACAGctagaaaactattttttttgtttttgtgatcaCACTGTTTTGCACAAGGATTAGCCAAACAACATACTTCTAATGCTGATGCTACTTTATTACGAAAATTGTATTCAATATATGAAAAAGTCCCTATACTGAGAAGCACTGCAGAGAACTGAAAGTTTAGACCATGGAGCAATGATGAAACAGCATAAGTGACAAATATAGCAGTGAATTGACCATAAGGTTGACAGGCCTTAAACACATAATTTTTTAACCATTGATGCATGGGAACATTCCAGTAAATTACAACCTGCACAAGTGATCTTGGTAACTCTATAAATAATGGCTTAGTCACTTGAAGTTCTGAATGACAATCATTTGTAAGGCCAAAACCAGCGCTAACCATAGAAACAATGGACatactagaaataaaataatgagacaTCCTGAATGCTTGAGCATCTCGATATGCAACCAACCACTTAGTTATATCATCATCAATGTACCAGGGAACAATACAATTGGATAAAACTAAAAAGAACATTGCCaaaaacaaattgaaaaatataattttaaaccaCCTTCTGGTCAAAAATCtgacatctaaataattattatatgtaTGGAAGGATATCCAAGGACCTAAAATACAATTGGCTGGGCACATTAAGTAACCTCCATATTCTACAGGATTCAACATTTGTTTAAACAAATTTCTATCCAATTCAATTGCAa is from Ostrinia nubilalis chromosome 2, ilOstNubi1.1, whole genome shotgun sequence and encodes:
- the LOC135080680 gene encoding DNA repair protein XRCC2-like, with amino-acid sequence MSTSTLKVESGIQLLARLTKKPTIQNFYPPLFQSDPKPREVIEITFSEDAPQCLLNDIICTNLLPANFGGAEMGLLMFNCSGNFSYVSLMSRVRTKIMANTTFTGDKIDDIIEGLFNNLFVVEIHDATQYYTTLYNLENVLTAHPNISMIIFDTITAFYWSEQGYKIQKMDTYLKRVLSKIQHVTREHNVIVLYTKPEYFNSHKDVSDNQEPCCEFPCLEGVNYKIGVSYDKDNNYIAKIKSYNIQLEKGFCVTDDEIRWF